A single region of the Chthoniobacterales bacterium genome encodes:
- a CDS encoding prepilin-type N-terminal cleavage/methylation domain-containing protein, with the protein MLNKLNKNRGGFTLVEIMIVVAIIALLASVAVPSFLRARKRSQATAVKNDLRLIDAAVDQYAIENNKAAGVQPTGADISKYLKTGTRLQVAAANNAITDQLGNTVAVPTVDALPKLPTTTNTALSDVADANFWAPYSIN; encoded by the coding sequence ATGCTAAACAAACTAAACAAAAACCGTGGGGGCTTCACCCTCGTTGAAATCATGATCGTTGTTGCGATTATCGCCTTGCTCGCTTCCGTGGCTGTTCCCAGCTTCCTGCGTGCTCGTAAACGCTCACAAGCTACTGCAGTGAAAAACGACTTGCGCCTCATCGACGCTGCCGTTGATCAGTATGCGATCGAAAACAACAAGGCCGCTGGCGTTCAGCCAACTGGTGCGGATATTTCCAAATATCTCAAAACCGGCACTCGCCTTCAGGTCGCAGCTGCTAATAATGCCATCACCGATCAGCTTGGCAACACTGTTGCCGTGCCAACCGTGGATGCTCTGCCGAAGCTGCCAACCACCACCAACACAGCGCTGTCTGATGTTGCTGATGCTAACTTCTGGGCTCCCTACTCGATTAACTAA
- a CDS encoding tetratricopeptide repeat protein yields the protein MHPDPVVHQNNLRIERQRIMLVAILIIIVGIVSYRESFRVPFIFDDIPTIQENPTILHIWPLKEALFPPPNSGLTTAGRPLVNLSLAVNYALDQYKVTGYHIFNLGAHLCAALALTGIARRTFLQPSLQDKFGQAALPLASVIALLWLVHPLNTAAVTYIVQRAEVMTCLFYLLALYSFIRGSAQENATRWLVFSVAACYFSVASKEVGATIPLTILLYDRTFCSGSFRKAWALRWKYYLSLVASWCFQILLILSTGNRGGTAGFGVKMPLLDYALTQTWAIANYLKLIFWPSPLIFDYGTDLITTPSEVILPCILIVLLLGLTLIALWKRPILGFLGAGFFVILAPSSSVVPVVTQTMAEHRMYLPSAVILALVVTGLYSKLGKSSGILFAGLIVMASMLTQFRIQDYKTHLSIWRDTVEKRPQNARAWKCLGVLVAQLGDYPVAIKMYDHAKQIEPRDPGLYFNTANALGKIGRIPDAIREYQIAIQMLPSFAEARNNLANIYLQAGQADEAVSQLQIALKIDPNSAQAHYNMGRGLQMLGKTREAEMHLLESLRIRPDFPPAMDALQSLRAATTSQ from the coding sequence ATGCATCCTGATCCCGTTGTTCATCAGAATAATCTGCGAATAGAACGCCAGCGAATCATGCTGGTCGCTATTTTGATAATCATCGTTGGCATAGTCTCTTATCGAGAGTCGTTTCGCGTGCCATTCATTTTCGATGACATTCCGACTATTCAGGAAAATCCAACTATTTTGCACATATGGCCTTTGAAGGAGGCGTTATTTCCTCCGCCCAATAGCGGCCTAACCACAGCAGGACGCCCTCTGGTGAATCTTTCTTTGGCTGTGAACTACGCACTTGATCAGTACAAAGTCACCGGATATCACATCTTCAATTTGGGTGCTCATCTCTGTGCGGCACTGGCCCTCACGGGAATCGCGAGACGAACGTTCCTGCAGCCATCACTCCAAGACAAATTCGGTCAGGCTGCATTACCCCTGGCTTCGGTAATCGCGCTGCTTTGGTTAGTCCACCCTCTAAACACTGCGGCTGTGACTTACATTGTTCAACGAGCCGAAGTCATGACGTGCCTCTTCTATCTTTTGGCGCTTTATAGTTTTATTCGAGGGAGCGCACAGGAAAATGCTACACGCTGGTTAGTTTTTTCTGTAGCTGCTTGCTACTTCTCAGTCGCCAGCAAAGAAGTGGGAGCCACCATTCCGCTAACGATACTCCTCTACGACCGAACATTTTGTTCAGGCAGCTTTCGTAAAGCCTGGGCTTTGCGCTGGAAGTATTATCTCTCGCTGGTGGCCAGCTGGTGCTTTCAAATTCTTCTAATCCTCAGCACCGGCAACCGTGGTGGAACAGCCGGATTCGGCGTTAAAATGCCTCTTCTAGATTATGCCCTAACTCAAACTTGGGCCATTGCGAATTATTTGAAGCTAATCTTTTGGCCATCACCATTGATCTTTGATTATGGCACAGACCTAATCACCACTCCGTCCGAGGTGATTCTTCCCTGCATCCTAATTGTCCTATTGCTGGGTTTGACTTTGATCGCACTCTGGAAGCGTCCCATTCTCGGATTTCTCGGAGCTGGTTTCTTTGTCATTCTAGCGCCGAGTTCCAGTGTGGTGCCTGTGGTCACACAAACCATGGCGGAGCACCGGATGTATCTGCCGTCAGCTGTGATCCTCGCTCTCGTGGTGACAGGCTTATATTCAAAGTTGGGTAAATCGAGCGGTATTCTATTCGCGGGTCTAATTGTCATGGCCTCGATGCTGACGCAGTTCAGAATTCAGGATTACAAAACGCATCTTTCCATCTGGCGAGACACCGTTGAGAAGCGTCCGCAAAACGCACGGGCGTGGAAATGCCTCGGCGTGTTAGTGGCGCAACTAGGAGATTATCCTGTTGCGATTAAAATGTATGATCACGCCAAGCAGATCGAGCCGCGCGACCCTGGCTTATATTTCAACACAGCGAATGCACTCGGAAAAATCGGACGCATTCCCGATGCGATCAGGGAATATCAGATAGCCATTCAGATGCTGCCCAGTTTTGCAGAGGCTAGAAACAATCTAGCCAACATCTATTTACAAGCTGGACAAGCCGACGAAGCGGTTTCCCAGTTACAAATCGCTCTTAAAATCGACCCTAACTCCGCCCAGGCTCACTACAACATGGGAAGAGGTCTGCAGATGTTAGGAAAAACTCGCGAGGCCGAAATGCACCTTCTCGAAAGTCTTCGGATACGACCTGATTTTCCACCCGCCATGGATGCACTCCAGTCACTGCGTGCAGCTACCACTTCTCAATAG